The Psychrobacter sp. LV10R520-6 genome includes a region encoding these proteins:
- the metG gene encoding methionine--tRNA ligase — protein MREILVTSALPYANGYIHLGHLVEYIQTDIWARAMKAQGHQVTYVCADDAHGTAIMLKAEDNGITPEEQIATVKASHEADFAKFLIEFDNYHTTHSEENQHFSELIYRRLNSAGHISTHDVEQLFDPEKQLFLADRFVKGTCPECGAPDQYGDNCEVCGTTYNATELKDPQSTLSGATPTLKTSKHYFFDLPEFEQFLQDWTRSDNRLQPAIANKLQEWFDSGLASWDISRDAPYFGFQIPDTPSNEPDKYFYVWLDAPVGYMASFKNLCEQRAGTDDALDFDHYWLQENEHKTEVYHFIGKDIVYFHALFWPAMLAGSEFRTPTGVFAHGFLMVNGEKMSKSRGTFIKAETYADHLHPEYLRYYFASKLSDKVEDINLDLEDFMQKVNSDLVGKVVNIASRSAGFLVKKYDGMLSEICAEPRLLEDITKTGDEIAAAYENREFSRAMRLIMQCADKANEYIDDKKPWTLAKIEGKEQEVQDVCSVAINIFRQLMVYLAPVLPELTNNAKEFLNIEDLSFASRNQWLLGHKINKFKPLMQRIEDKDVAAMVEASKASLAPAATTTQDAKPAATNAPVADNAQAKSTEDSAKDSAEQSDYIGIDDFSKVEMKVAHVIACDYVEGADKLLQLTLNVGEDKPRNVFSGIRKFYEPEQLVDKKVICVTNLAPRKMKFGISEGMVLSSGDPKTSLVVITLPDAAVVGDILA, from the coding sequence GTGCGTGAGATTTTAGTAACCAGTGCCCTGCCCTACGCCAATGGCTACATTCATTTGGGGCATCTTGTAGAATACATTCAAACTGACATTTGGGCGCGTGCGATGAAAGCGCAAGGCCATCAGGTCACCTACGTCTGCGCCGATGATGCACACGGCACGGCTATCATGCTCAAAGCCGAAGATAATGGCATCACGCCAGAAGAGCAGATTGCCACGGTTAAAGCTTCACATGAAGCTGACTTTGCTAAGTTTTTGATTGAATTTGATAATTATCATACGACTCATTCAGAAGAAAATCAGCATTTCTCTGAGCTGATTTATCGCAGGCTTAATAGCGCCGGACATATCTCTACCCATGACGTCGAACAGCTTTTTGACCCCGAAAAACAGCTGTTCTTAGCGGATCGTTTTGTCAAAGGCACTTGTCCTGAATGCGGAGCCCCTGACCAATATGGCGATAATTGTGAAGTGTGCGGCACAACCTACAATGCGACCGAACTCAAAGACCCGCAGTCCACACTATCGGGCGCGACGCCAACTCTCAAAACGTCCAAGCATTATTTCTTTGATTTGCCCGAGTTTGAGCAATTTTTGCAAGACTGGACACGCAGCGACAATCGCTTGCAGCCTGCGATTGCTAATAAGTTACAAGAGTGGTTCGATTCCGGTCTTGCTAGCTGGGATATTTCCCGCGATGCGCCTTATTTTGGTTTTCAAATTCCAGATACCCCAAGCAATGAGCCGGACAAGTACTTTTATGTGTGGCTCGACGCTCCTGTCGGTTATATGGCTAGCTTTAAGAACCTATGCGAGCAGCGCGCTGGTACCGATGACGCCCTCGATTTTGACCATTATTGGTTGCAAGAAAACGAACATAAAACTGAGGTTTATCACTTCATTGGCAAAGATATTGTTTATTTCCATGCCTTATTTTGGCCAGCTATGCTTGCCGGTAGTGAATTCCGTACCCCAACCGGTGTCTTTGCCCACGGCTTCCTGATGGTCAATGGCGAGAAGATGAGTAAGTCACGCGGCACCTTTATCAAGGCCGAAACTTACGCTGACCATTTACATCCTGAATATCTACGTTATTACTTTGCTAGCAAGCTGTCCGATAAAGTTGAAGATATCAATCTTGATTTAGAAGACTTTATGCAAAAGGTTAATTCTGACTTAGTTGGTAAAGTGGTCAACATCGCCAGTCGCAGTGCTGGATTTTTAGTTAAGAAATACGATGGTATGCTATCAGAGATTTGTGCTGAGCCGCGTCTACTAGAAGACATTACCAAAACTGGTGACGAGATTGCGGCCGCTTATGAGAACCGCGAGTTCTCACGCGCCATGCGCTTAATCATGCAGTGCGCTGACAAAGCCAATGAGTATATCGATGACAAAAAACCTTGGACGCTTGCTAAGATTGAAGGTAAAGAGCAAGAAGTACAAGACGTCTGCTCAGTGGCGATTAATATCTTCCGTCAATTGATGGTGTATTTAGCACCCGTATTGCCTGAGCTCACTAATAATGCCAAAGAATTCTTAAACATTGAAGACTTAAGCTTTGCCAGTCGTAATCAATGGTTGCTGGGACATAAAATCAATAAGTTCAAACCACTCATGCAGCGTATTGAAGATAAAGACGTAGCGGCAATGGTTGAAGCCTCAAAAGCATCATTAGCCCCAGCTGCCACCACTACCCAAGATGCAAAGCCAGCAGCTACCAATGCCCCTGTTGCCGATAACGCTCAAGCTAAGTCAACTGAAGACAGTGCTAAAGACAGTGCTGAGCAAAGCGATTATATCGGTATTGATGATTTTTCCAAGGTTGAGATGAAAGTTGCTCATGTCATAGCTTGTGATTATGTTGAAGGCGCTGATAAACTGTTACAGCTCACTCTAAATGTTGGTGAAGATAAACCGCGTAATGTGTTCAGCGGGATTCGTAAGTTTTATGAGCCTGAGCAATTGGTGGATAAAAAGGTGATTTGCGTTACCAACCTTGCCCCGCGTAAGATGAAGTTTGGCATCTCAGAAGGTATGGTATTATCGTCAGGCGATCCAAAGACGTCACTGGTGGTTATTACCCTACCTGACGCCGCAGTCGTTGGCGATATTCTCGCCTAA
- a CDS encoding ABC transporter substrate-binding protein, with the protein MTIATTLRLSLCGAAISAISTLGLMGCSNSSTEPAATTDNSTANAEKPAKTLAITQIVEHPSLDDMRRGIIDELADNGYVEGENLKVNFQSAQGNMATAGQIAKQFAGDNPDAIVAISTPSAQSVVAATTTIPIVYTAVSDPLGAKLITADGKPFQDNLTGLSSQLPLEPQLDLLQKIKPSIKTIGYVYSPGEANSVSLRDNLKEALPARGLSLLDIPANRPTDIGMATRSLQGRADIIYTSFDNNVASAFEAMTQAANEIQMPIVASDEFSVQRGATAALGVNDYDFGRVTGKMVYRILDGEAVNTIKPEVMNDLTLYVSPKHAKAQGVSLSADMLKNGINVDTKGQNANK; encoded by the coding sequence ATGACTATTGCCACAACTCTACGCTTAAGCCTGTGCGGAGCTGCTATTAGTGCCATCAGTACGCTTGGCCTAATGGGCTGCTCAAACTCCTCAACTGAACCTGCGGCGACCACTGATAATAGTACCGCTAATGCAGAAAAGCCGGCCAAAACACTGGCCATCACCCAGATTGTCGAGCATCCATCGCTCGATGATATGCGCAGAGGCATCATCGATGAGCTGGCAGATAATGGTTATGTCGAAGGTGAAAACCTAAAAGTTAATTTCCAAAGCGCGCAAGGTAATATGGCGACTGCTGGTCAGATTGCCAAGCAATTTGCTGGCGACAATCCCGATGCTATCGTGGCTATCTCCACTCCATCAGCGCAGTCTGTTGTTGCGGCAACGACTACCATACCGATTGTCTATACCGCAGTATCAGACCCACTTGGTGCCAAGCTAATCACCGCAGATGGTAAGCCGTTTCAAGACAATTTAACGGGTTTGTCAAGCCAACTGCCTCTAGAGCCGCAGTTAGATTTATTACAGAAAATTAAGCCAAGCATTAAGACTATTGGTTATGTTTATAGCCCTGGCGAAGCCAATTCAGTATCGTTACGTGATAATCTTAAAGAGGCCTTACCGGCACGAGGTCTATCCTTACTAGATATCCCAGCCAACCGCCCCACGGACATTGGTATGGCAACGCGCAGCTTACAAGGACGCGCCGATATCATTTATACCTCATTTGATAATAACGTGGCTTCTGCTTTTGAAGCGATGACACAAGCAGCTAACGAGATCCAAATGCCTATCGTCGCCTCTGATGAGTTTAGCGTTCAACGCGGCGCAACCGCAGCTCTGGGTGTTAATGATTATGATTTTGGACGGGTTACTGGCAAGATGGTTTACCGAATCTTAGATGGTGAAGCGGTCAACACGATTAAACCAGAAGTAATGAATGATCTTACCTTATACGTTAGTCCTAAGCACGCCAAGGCACAAGGTGTTAGCTTATCGGCCGATATGCTCAAAAACGGTATTAACGTTGATACTAAAGGCCAAAATGCCAATAAATAG
- a CDS encoding ABC transporter substrate-binding protein — protein sequence MLYQNRFAKALLWGGVCTAVLTGCNQSAQDTTANDAATGGDAAIAMKTVAITAIVEHPALDEVRKGVIDELNEAGFKEGENLTVNFQSAQGNTATAGQIAKQFVADNSDVIVAIGTPSAQSVAAATSTIPLVFSAVTDPVEAKLVPTLDGSGTNVTGGSDALPYEPQIALMRQIIPNLKNVGYVYSPGEVNSTIILENLKEKLAPLGITVHEAPAQRSTDIAMAARSLEGKVDMIYTSTDNNVVSAYESLFQVARESKIPLIASDTSSVARGAIAALGVDYYALGRETGKIVVRILNGEKAGDIPVYTPQALNLYVSPKNAEAEGITLPQVVIDKAKEVVE from the coding sequence ATGTTGTATCAAAATCGTTTTGCCAAAGCTCTATTATGGGGCGGTGTTTGTACCGCTGTCTTGACTGGTTGCAATCAGTCAGCACAAGATACGACCGCTAATGACGCCGCCACTGGTGGCGATGCTGCCATAGCTATGAAAACGGTCGCTATTACGGCTATCGTTGAACATCCAGCGCTTGATGAAGTGCGCAAAGGGGTCATCGATGAGCTGAATGAAGCGGGTTTTAAAGAAGGCGAAAACTTAACCGTTAACTTCCAAAGCGCCCAAGGTAATACGGCTACCGCTGGTCAGATTGCCAAGCAGTTTGTCGCAGACAACTCAGACGTTATCGTCGCTATTGGTACGCCATCAGCGCAGTCGGTGGCTGCTGCAACCAGTACTATTCCCTTGGTATTCTCAGCCGTCACTGACCCTGTTGAAGCCAAATTAGTACCTACACTTGATGGTTCTGGTACCAATGTCACCGGTGGCTCTGATGCGCTTCCTTATGAGCCACAAATTGCCTTAATGCGCCAAATTATTCCAAACTTAAAGAATGTTGGCTACGTCTATAGTCCAGGTGAGGTGAACTCAACTATTATCCTAGAGAATCTAAAAGAAAAACTAGCACCGCTTGGGATAACTGTGCACGAAGCTCCTGCCCAGCGTAGTACTGATATCGCCATGGCAGCACGTAGCTTAGAAGGTAAGGTCGATATGATCTATACCTCAACCGATAATAACGTGGTATCTGCCTATGAGTCGCTGTTTCAAGTGGCCAGAGAAAGTAAAATACCGCTGATTGCTTCTGATACCAGCTCTGTTGCGCGCGGTGCCATTGCCGCATTAGGCGTTGACTATTATGCCCTTGGTCGCGAAACGGGAAAAATCGTGGTGCGTATCTTAAACGGTGAAAAAGCGGGCGATATCCCGGTTTATACACCGCAGGCTCTTAATTTATATGTCAGCCCAAAGAACGCTGAAGCTGAAGGCATCACTTTGCCACAAGTAGTTATCGATAAAGCAAAAGAAGTGGTAGAATAG
- a CDS encoding ABC transporter permease, with translation MSLIAFFGALESGLIYGLVALGVLISFRTLDFPDLTADGSFPLGGAVAGVSIVAGINPWLACAFGMLAGSVAGIVTAWLHVKLGILQLLASILVMVALYSVNLRIMGAPNLPLLGENTVFSTLVTDGNGYWMRCLIIGVVVILAKLFLDWFYSTETGLSMRATGSNLKMAQAQGINTSWMTIIGMAVSNGLIALAGALFVQTQGGADISIGIGTIVIGLAAVIIGETIIPAKRIWLITIAVIIGAILYKLFIQVALSSDILRSIGFGPQDLNLITALLVVFALVLPKAKNRFLSRKLRV, from the coding sequence ATGTCCTTAATTGCTTTTTTTGGTGCGCTTGAAAGCGGTCTGATTTATGGCCTAGTGGCGCTCGGCGTCCTTATCTCATTTCGTACTCTCGATTTTCCTGATTTAACAGCAGACGGAAGTTTTCCGTTAGGTGGCGCGGTTGCCGGTGTCTCTATTGTCGCTGGCATCAATCCTTGGCTGGCTTGTGCCTTTGGTATGCTTGCAGGCTCAGTGGCGGGTATCGTCACCGCCTGGCTACATGTCAAGCTCGGTATTTTACAACTATTAGCCAGTATTTTAGTGATGGTAGCGCTATATTCTGTCAACTTACGGATTATGGGTGCGCCAAACTTACCGCTACTGGGTGAAAACACTGTATTTAGTACGCTGGTTACCGATGGTAATGGTTACTGGATGCGCTGCTTAATTATCGGCGTGGTAGTAATATTGGCCAAGCTATTCTTGGATTGGTTTTATAGTACTGAAACCGGCCTGTCTATGCGCGCGACCGGCTCCAACCTAAAGATGGCGCAAGCCCAAGGTATTAATACCTCGTGGATGACCATTATCGGTATGGCAGTCTCTAACGGTCTGATTGCCTTAGCAGGCGCACTGTTTGTACAGACCCAAGGTGGCGCAGATATCTCTATCGGTATCGGTACCATTGTCATTGGTCTGGCAGCGGTCATCATTGGTGAAACCATTATTCCCGCCAAGCGTATTTGGCTTATTACCATTGCCGTTATTATCGGCGCTATCCTTTATAAGTTATTTATTCAGGTCGCACTATCAAGTGATATTTTGCGTAGTATTGGCTTTGGCCCGCAAGATTTAAACTTAATCACCGCATTGTTGGTCGTGTTTGCATTGGTGCTACCAAAAGCCAAGAATAGGTTTTTAAGTCGTAAATTGCGCGTTTAA